In Fibrobacter sp. UWR2, the following are encoded in one genomic region:
- a CDS encoding ABC transporter ATP-binding protein produces the protein MPNVKIDPNDIAIRLKGLKKSFGPQTVLEDVNLDIRRGETMVIIGKSGGGKSVILKHMIGLLQPDGGEVSVDGVTISTPKFFDTHTIRKKMGMLFQMGALFDSMNTGENIAFALREHHPELSEKQIQDVVTEKLQMINLVPEFRTKMPSELSGGMRKRVALARAIALNPEILLYDEPTTGLDPITSDVINDLILDMQSKLGVTSVVVTHDMVSAFKVADRIAMLLNGRIIEVGTVDEIKNTSNPYVHQFITGQRKISVDEEQ, from the coding sequence ATGCCTAACGTAAAGATAGACCCAAATGATATCGCCATCCGCCTGAAGGGGCTCAAGAAGTCCTTCGGCCCGCAGACCGTGCTCGAGGACGTGAACCTGGATATCCGCCGTGGCGAGACCATGGTCATCATCGGCAAGTCCGGTGGCGGCAAGTCCGTCATCCTGAAGCACATGATCGGCCTGCTGCAACCGGACGGCGGTGAAGTTTCCGTGGACGGTGTCACCATCAGTACGCCGAAATTCTTCGACACCCATACCATCCGAAAAAAAATGGGCATGCTCTTCCAGATGGGCGCGCTCTTTGACTCCATGAACACCGGCGAGAACATCGCGTTCGCACTCCGCGAGCACCACCCGGAACTTTCCGAGAAGCAGATCCAGGACGTGGTGACCGAAAAGCTCCAGATGATCAACCTCGTCCCCGAGTTCCGCACCAAGATGCCCTCCGAACTTTCGGGCGGTATGCGCAAGCGCGTAGCCCTTGCCCGCGCCATCGCGTTGAACCCCGAGATCCTCCTCTATGACGAACCGACAACCGGCCTCGACCCCATCACGAGCGACGTCATCAACGACCTCATCCTCGACATGCAGAGCAAGCTCGGGGTGACATCCGTGGTGGTGACCCACGACATGGTGAGCGCCTTCAAGGTGGCCGACCGCATCGCGATGCTCCTGAACGGACGCATCATCGAGGTCGGGACTGTCGACGAGATCAAGAACACCAGCAACCCCTACGTGCACCAGTTCATCACCGGACAGCGGAAAATTTCGGTCGACGAGGAGCAGTAG
- a CDS encoding ABC transporter permease — MSILLKPVAWIGHVIVDGISSIGEVLCILLLTLKQMPHVFKNPDLIVKQMISIGVSSLPLLFVTSIFTGMVATVCAEFEFQNLVADKFVGTAACKMVLIELGPLLTAIVLSGRVGSAVAAELGSMKEKEELAAYTVLGLEPYRYLALPRFIAFMTMIPCLTAISNALALIGGWIVCVLGLDITTYTYTTGMQYLFDSMDLWSGMIKSLVFGVLIFVLGYYHGINAKPGARGVGLATMNVVVSSCLMILISDFILDAIMFF, encoded by the coding sequence ATGTCTATTCTGCTTAAACCAGTAGCATGGATCGGGCACGTCATTGTCGACGGGATTTCGAGTATCGGCGAAGTCCTCTGTATCCTGCTACTGACCCTCAAGCAGATGCCGCATGTTTTCAAGAATCCCGACCTCATCGTCAAGCAGATGATCTCCATCGGCGTATCGAGCCTCCCGCTCCTGTTCGTGACCTCCATATTCACGGGCATGGTGGCGACCGTGTGCGCCGAGTTCGAGTTCCAGAACCTGGTGGCCGACAAGTTCGTCGGAACAGCCGCCTGCAAGATGGTGCTTATCGAACTTGGCCCCCTGCTCACGGCCATCGTGCTTTCGGGCCGCGTGGGCAGTGCCGTCGCCGCAGAACTCGGGAGCATGAAGGAGAAGGAGGAACTCGCCGCCTATACGGTGCTCGGGCTCGAACCCTACCGCTATCTCGCCCTCCCTCGCTTTATTGCCTTCATGACGATGATCCCATGCCTTACCGCCATCTCGAACGCGCTGGCCCTTATCGGCGGCTGGATCGTATGCGTACTCGGCCTCGACATCACCACGTATACCTATACCACCGGCATGCAGTACCTGTTCGATTCCATGGACCTCTGGTCAGGCATGATCAAGTCGCTCGTGTTCGGTGTGCTGATTTTCGTTCTCGGTTACTATCACGGGATCAACGCCAAGCCCGGCGCGCGTGGCGTGGGGCTTGCCACAATGAACGTCGTCGTGTCGAGCTGCCTCATGATCCTAATCTCGGACTTTATACTTGACGCCATCATGTTCTTCTAG
- the dnaB gene encoding replicative DNA helicase has protein sequence MAEFAKESDKFEGRQVPMDCDAERYLLGGILRDPNVIAPVIEVVSEDEFFYLERHQLIWHAMKNLYSQGTPIDMLTLPAELEKAGKLPQAGGREYIFEMMESVASSANVDWNLQHLRNKYVLRKLIKMSSETIKKAMDASNSPDEVLQAAERDVFAIAEKQVKNSLKPIENFVTPLLDRLNNRKDGITGVPTGITELDQLTNGLQNSDLIILAARPGVGKTSFALTIAANAAIDYHKNVAFFSLEMDGVQLAQRLLCSRAQIDQSKLRNNKLSPEEMRKLIATVAPINQAPLYVDDNADLGIMELMSKARDLKRKGNLDMLIIDYLQLMKTGGEENRAVAIGAISRGLKILAKELQIPVIALAQLSRKVEEKGRERPQLSDLRESGSIEQDADMVWFVERQFVRTHKDEDKYKAELIVAKHRNGSVRDIDLSFVPEYTTFYDATNEEGDGGAGDSEYSYSDDPQASGYSFGDYQ, from the coding sequence ATGGCAGAATTTGCAAAAGAAAGCGATAAGTTCGAAGGCCGCCAAGTCCCGATGGACTGCGACGCCGAGCGCTATTTGCTGGGTGGCATTCTCCGTGACCCGAATGTAATCGCCCCCGTCATCGAGGTGGTTTCCGAAGACGAGTTTTTCTACCTGGAACGTCACCAGCTAATCTGGCATGCCATGAAGAACCTGTACAGCCAGGGAACCCCCATCGACATGCTCACCCTGCCTGCCGAACTCGAGAAGGCGGGCAAGCTCCCCCAGGCTGGCGGGCGCGAATACATTTTCGAAATGATGGAAAGCGTCGCATCGTCTGCAAACGTGGACTGGAACCTCCAGCACCTGCGCAACAAGTACGTGCTCCGCAAGCTCATCAAGATGTCGTCGGAAACCATCAAGAAGGCGATGGACGCCTCCAACAGCCCGGACGAAGTCCTGCAGGCTGCCGAAAGGGATGTTTTCGCCATCGCCGAAAAGCAGGTGAAAAACTCGCTCAAGCCCATCGAGAACTTCGTGACCCCGCTCCTCGACCGCCTGAACAACCGCAAGGACGGCATCACGGGCGTGCCAACGGGAATCACCGAACTCGACCAGCTCACGAACGGCCTCCAGAATTCCGACCTGATTATCCTTGCAGCGCGCCCTGGCGTCGGCAAGACCTCGTTTGCCCTCACGATTGCAGCAAACGCGGCTATCGACTACCACAAGAACGTGGCGTTCTTCAGCCTCGAAATGGACGGCGTGCAACTCGCACAGCGCCTGCTCTGCTCCAGGGCACAGATCGACCAGAGCAAGCTCCGCAACAACAAGCTTTCGCCCGAAGAAATGCGCAAGCTCATCGCGACGGTCGCCCCCATCAACCAGGCTCCGCTCTATGTGGACGACAATGCCGACCTCGGCATCATGGAACTCATGAGCAAGGCCCGCGACTTGAAGCGCAAGGGCAACCTCGACATGCTCATCATCGACTACCTGCAGTTGATGAAAACCGGCGGCGAAGAAAACCGTGCGGTCGCTATCGGCGCCATTTCCCGCGGTCTCAAGATCCTGGCCAAGGAACTGCAGATTCCCGTCATCGCGCTCGCACAGCTCAGCCGTAAGGTCGAAGAGAAGGGGCGCGAAAGGCCCCAGCTCAGTGACCTCCGTGAATCGGGTTCTATCGAACAGGACGCCGACATGGTCTGGTTCGTGGAACGCCAGTTCGTGCGCACCCACAAGGACGAAGACAAGTACAAGGCAGAACTCATCGTCGCCAAGCACCGTAACGGTTCGGTCAGGGACATCGATCTCTCGTTCGTCCCCGAATACACCACGTTCTACGACGCCACTAACGAAGAAGGCGACGGTGGTGCCGGCGATAGCGAATATAGTTACAGCGACGACCCGCAGGCCAGCGGCTACTCATTCGGAGACTACCAGTAA